Proteins encoded by one window of Kineosporia sp. NBRC 101731:
- a CDS encoding DUF58 domain-containing protein — translation MRLDRQGLRVGLRVGRRKEVRLVRSITPGGWLAIMLAAVLAAIAIRALNPWLLLVACALAVPALVSQFFRPDLRSVSVAFRSPERMVVGEPVEQVLSVRNDGRNSTPGLGVVHTCAGLAPVTLAVPPLPPGGQVEFTLSRTPVHRGHTEIHEIRLWTTAPFGMAGHARRIRREAEFVVHPARVPALEIGAGRFSIEDAVGARLSQPGTEPHGLREWRHGDDRRHVNWRATARQPRPEQLIVVVPEPEVESRLVLVVTGSAQDDDWEDLVSLAAWSACAAVGSHAEVTLLAPGVTEWTGTDEQQILDWFAGLGAEPDPGAPIVDGEEFHADVHARESAGVVVVVATTQPFGLHLMAGPAAMPGPATTPGPAAMPGPATTPGPA, via the coding sequence ATGCGACTGGACCGGCAGGGTTTACGGGTCGGACTACGGGTCGGCCGGCGAAAAGAGGTGCGCCTGGTCCGGTCGATCACCCCGGGCGGCTGGCTGGCGATCATGCTGGCGGCGGTGCTGGCGGCGATCGCGATCCGGGCGCTGAACCCCTGGCTGCTGCTCGTGGCCTGCGCCCTGGCCGTGCCGGCGCTGGTGTCGCAGTTCTTCCGGCCTGACCTGCGGTCGGTATCGGTGGCCTTCCGCTCGCCGGAGCGCATGGTGGTGGGCGAGCCGGTCGAGCAGGTGCTCTCGGTGCGCAACGACGGCCGGAACAGCACTCCCGGTCTCGGGGTGGTGCACACCTGCGCCGGGCTGGCCCCGGTCACGCTGGCGGTGCCGCCGCTGCCGCCCGGTGGTCAGGTCGAATTCACGCTCAGCCGGACACCTGTTCATCGCGGTCACACCGAGATCCACGAGATCCGGCTGTGGACCACCGCCCCCTTCGGGATGGCCGGGCACGCCCGGCGGATCCGCCGGGAGGCCGAGTTCGTGGTGCACCCGGCCCGGGTGCCGGCCCTCGAGATCGGGGCGGGCCGCTTCTCGATCGAGGACGCGGTGGGCGCCCGGCTCTCGCAGCCCGGCACCGAGCCGCACGGGTTGCGGGAGTGGCGGCACGGCGACGACCGCCGGCACGTGAACTGGCGGGCCACCGCGCGTCAGCCCCGCCCGGAACAGCTGATCGTGGTGGTACCGGAGCCCGAGGTCGAGTCGCGTCTGGTGCTGGTCGTCACCGGCTCGGCCCAGGACGACGACTGGGAGGACCTGGTCTCCCTGGCCGCCTGGTCGGCCTGTGCCGCGGTCGGCAGCCACGCCGAGGTGACCCTGCTGGCCCCGGGCGTCACCGAATGGACCGGGACCGACGAGCAGCAGATCCTGGACTGGTTCGCCGGGCTGGGCGCCGAGCCCGACCCCGGCGCCCCGATCGTGGACGGTGAAGAGTTCCACGCCGATGTGCATGCCCGGGAGTCCGCCGGGGTCGTCGTGGTCGTGGCCACCACCCAGCCGTTCGGTCTGCACCTGATGGCCGGTCCTGCTGCGATGCCGGGTCCTGCGACGACGCCGGGTCCTGCTGCGATGCCGGGCCCCGCGACGACGCCGGGTCCCGCGTGA
- a CDS encoding transglutaminase-like domain-containing protein: MSPATLLTLVSAALALGLAGLLPAAVCLLVMVLVVAVGVLVPLKFPQVTGSSWSRTAVAGAALGLVVLATALTGSRALITGDVDDQLASAAAVLAVPEGVPLGLLAALAAGSLVAVTLELGDRRGVQSGLVLGTAVLGLACVAAPSGQRLLIPIILGWPAALFALTKLTTVQARQASAVTAMKVTGRPGSGLTPALRWRVVPVLLAIAVSCALLGAAAVSGLAEIAMSAAAGASGGPSAGSNARAWETKFLGGRMSLNSRGPLSETPVAEVPADAPTHWRTATLDFYTGTGWQTTGSSSLTTVLESDGDGVVLRTVGEDSAGSVEDLDGTTDSGGSSTAGGDGSTGDVAGSTDDVDGATDGTDGTDGTDGTEGIGDDADGTAGDANGTDSSDGSGPSGSGSSSDPESDANSGADPTPVPGTTDPLLDPDPAFPNDLTSPADPGDLGIGSSSLTSRSGSASDSASDSASDQDPGSASGPVPTSGSSSPSGSGSGTSGGADSLEEAAGSPASTTQLGTVRSDEVVIRGRGTAQLISPGRVLTANLPARYADRIFTSNGDRVMLPASNGDEYRVRSQVYPLTAQPESIGTGADDPVGSNSSTSDQFDQRWLQVPENLPPRVLDLSTELTANASTRLAAVQAVEQRLERMMTYTLDAEVPPQGRDAVDFALFDAGQGYCEHFASAEIVLLRAAGIPARMVVGYLADGSDRTGDGRQVIRGAAAHAWVEVWFPGAGWVTSDPTPAGGAGQTFMQSLNSRFNRLMSDLADRTVAFVTGIVGPVILVAVGLVLWLFRRPLVNRWRRRSRRARMPQEHRIDLVLRKAFTDLEAALAQQGEARAENETLATLKDRVIGGRAYLETAEKDELERAFDVLTRALYARTPPDENECREAARIFDEETGRRHDALRTSP, encoded by the coding sequence ATGAGCCCGGCCACGCTGCTGACCCTGGTCTCCGCGGCGCTGGCGCTGGGGCTGGCCGGGTTGCTGCCCGCTGCTGTCTGCCTGCTGGTGATGGTGCTCGTCGTGGCCGTGGGCGTGCTCGTACCCCTGAAGTTTCCGCAGGTCACGGGGTCTTCCTGGAGCCGGACCGCAGTGGCCGGGGCGGCCCTGGGCCTGGTGGTGTTGGCCACGGCCCTGACCGGTTCGCGGGCTCTGATCACGGGTGACGTCGACGATCAACTGGCCTCTGCGGCGGCCGTGCTGGCCGTACCCGAGGGTGTGCCTCTCGGTCTGCTCGCGGCGCTGGCTGCCGGGTCGCTGGTCGCGGTGACCCTGGAACTGGGCGACCGGCGCGGGGTGCAGTCCGGTCTGGTGCTGGGGACCGCCGTGCTCGGTCTGGCCTGCGTCGCGGCGCCGTCCGGCCAGCGGCTGCTGATCCCGATCATCCTGGGCTGGCCTGCTGCCCTGTTCGCCCTGACCAAGCTCACCACCGTGCAGGCCCGGCAGGCCTCCGCCGTCACCGCGATGAAGGTGACCGGCCGGCCCGGGTCGGGCCTGACCCCGGCCCTGCGCTGGCGGGTCGTGCCGGTGCTGCTGGCGATCGCGGTGAGCTGTGCTCTGCTGGGGGCCGCCGCGGTCTCCGGGCTGGCCGAGATCGCGATGAGTGCCGCGGCCGGTGCCTCGGGCGGTCCCTCAGCCGGCAGCAACGCCCGGGCCTGGGAGACGAAGTTCCTCGGCGGCCGCATGAGCCTCAACTCCCGCGGACCCCTGAGTGAGACCCCGGTGGCCGAGGTCCCCGCCGACGCGCCCACCCACTGGCGCACCGCCACGCTGGACTTCTACACCGGCACCGGATGGCAGACCACCGGCAGTTCGAGCCTGACCACCGTGCTGGAGTCCGATGGGGACGGGGTGGTGCTCCGGACCGTCGGCGAGGACTCGGCCGGCAGCGTCGAGGATCTGGACGGCACAACGGACAGCGGGGGCAGCTCGACCGCCGGCGGGGACGGCTCTACCGGCGATGTGGCCGGCTCAACGGACGATGTGGACGGCGCGACCGACGGCACCGACGGCACGGACGGCACGGACGGCACCGAGGGCATCGGTGACGACGCGGACGGCACCGCTGGCGATGCGAACGGCACCGACTCCTCCGACGGTTCCGGCCCTTCCGGCTCAGGATCCAGCTCGGACCCGGAATCCGACGCGAACTCCGGTGCGGATCCGACTCCGGTTCCGGGCACCACCGACCCTCTCCTCGACCCCGACCCGGCCTTCCCGAACGATCTGACCAGCCCCGCCGACCCCGGCGACCTGGGCATCGGTAGCAGCAGCCTGACGTCACGCTCCGGTTCTGCCTCGGATTCTGCCTCGGATTCTGCCTCGGACCAGGACCCCGGCTCCGCCTCCGGACCGGTCCCCACCTCGGGATCGAGCTCACCTTCGGGTTCTGGCAGCGGCACCTCGGGCGGCGCCGACAGCCTCGAGGAAGCAGCCGGCTCCCCGGCCTCGACCACTCAGCTCGGCACGGTCCGCAGTGACGAGGTGGTGATCCGGGGGCGGGGTACGGCCCAGCTGATCTCTCCGGGTCGTGTGCTCACGGCGAATCTGCCCGCCCGGTATGCCGACCGCATCTTCACCTCGAACGGTGACCGGGTGATGCTGCCCGCGAGCAACGGCGACGAGTACCGGGTGCGTAGCCAGGTCTATCCCCTCACCGCCCAGCCGGAGTCGATCGGGACCGGCGCTGACGACCCGGTGGGGAGCAACTCGTCCACCAGTGACCAGTTTGACCAGCGCTGGCTACAGGTCCCCGAGAACCTGCCCCCGCGCGTCCTCGATCTGTCCACCGAACTGACCGCGAACGCGTCCACCCGCCTGGCCGCAGTGCAGGCGGTCGAGCAGCGACTCGAGCGGATGATGACCTACACGCTCGACGCCGAGGTGCCGCCGCAGGGCCGTGACGCCGTCGATTTCGCGTTGTTCGACGCGGGGCAGGGCTACTGCGAGCACTTCGCCAGCGCCGAGATCGTGCTGCTGCGGGCGGCGGGCATCCCGGCGCGCATGGTGGTCGGGTACCTCGCCGACGGCAGTGACCGGACCGGCGACGGCCGTCAGGTCATCCGCGGCGCCGCGGCGCACGCCTGGGTCGAGGTGTGGTTCCCGGGTGCGGGCTGGGTCACCTCCGACCCGACCCCCGCGGGCGGCGCCGGGCAGACCTTCATGCAGTCGCTGAACTCCCGGTTCAACCGGTTGATGTCCGATCTTGCCGATCGCACCGTGGCTTTCGTGACCGGCATCGTCGGCCCGGTGATCCTGGTCGCGGTCGGTCTGGTGCTCTGGTTGTTCCGCCGGCCACTCGTGAACCGGTGGCGGCGGCGGTCGCGTCGGGCGCGGATGCCGCAGGAGCACCGGATCGACCTGGTTCTGCGAAAAGCCTTCACCGATCTGGAAGCAGCGCTTGCGCAGCAGGGCGAGGCCCGGGCGGAGAACGAGACCCTCGCGACACTGAAAGACCGGGTGATCGGTGGCCGGGCCTATCTGGAGACGGCGGAGAAGGACGAACTGGAGAGGGCCTTCGATGTGCTGACCCGGGCCCTGTATGCGCGGACTCCACCGGACGAGAATGAATGCCGGGAGGCCGCAAGGATTTTTGACGAGGAGACCGGTCGCCGGCACGACGCCCTGCGAACCTCTCCGTGA
- the murF gene encoding UDP-N-acetylmuramoyl-tripeptide--D-alanyl-D-alanine ligase: protein MIQVGDVLAAIEDAEVVRKNAEQFSRASVDTRDITGGELFVAIPGPSRDGHDFVAAAVRSGATGALVSRDLAEVPDLADLDITVIRVPDTLIALQQAAAHARARSTASVVAVTGSAGKTTAKTLIAQVLQSKFEILANKASFNNHLGVPLTLTAIEPTQTQVISEIGTNHPGEIGHLAGLVAPDVSVVTNVGFAHLGNFADQQELANEKTDIFNHTRPGGVWIINGDDQLLTSTTLALPGAAQATVVRVGFDEGNDLRAVDVTVDEHGTRGVIEVDGQSLPFGTGAAGRHFGYAAMLAVAVGRVYDIAPSESIEALRGVQPPAGRASLRRIDDDLLMIDDSYNGSPDAMISSLDLLGSLPGGVKVAVLGQMGELGQFSHELHSRVGRKAATSVTHLVTVGEAAAPLRESAADGGVPVADIYPVSSAREAFAQVKDILDASSEPAVVLAKGSRAMHMERVYLGLAGHTVACALTSCPLYINCADCPKLTTG from the coding sequence GTGATCCAGGTGGGCGACGTCCTCGCGGCGATCGAGGATGCCGAGGTCGTGCGGAAGAACGCTGAACAGTTCAGTCGCGCGAGCGTCGACACCCGTGACATCACCGGCGGCGAGCTGTTCGTCGCGATCCCGGGTCCTTCGCGCGACGGCCACGACTTCGTGGCTGCGGCCGTGCGTTCCGGGGCCACGGGAGCGCTGGTCAGCCGCGATCTCGCCGAGGTTCCGGATCTGGCCGATCTCGACATCACGGTGATCCGGGTGCCCGACACCCTGATCGCGCTGCAGCAGGCCGCGGCTCACGCCCGCGCGCGCAGCACCGCCTCGGTGGTCGCGGTCACCGGCTCGGCCGGCAAGACCACCGCCAAGACGCTGATCGCGCAGGTGCTGCAGTCCAAGTTCGAGATCCTGGCGAACAAGGCGAGCTTCAACAACCACCTGGGTGTGCCGCTCACGCTGACCGCCATCGAGCCCACGCAGACCCAGGTGATCTCGGAGATCGGCACGAACCATCCCGGCGAGATCGGCCACCTGGCCGGGCTGGTCGCACCAGACGTCTCGGTGGTCACCAACGTCGGCTTCGCCCACCTCGGAAACTTCGCCGACCAGCAGGAACTGGCGAACGAGAAGACCGACATCTTCAACCACACCCGCCCGGGCGGGGTGTGGATCATCAACGGTGACGACCAGCTGCTCACCTCCACCACGCTCGCCCTCCCCGGTGCCGCACAGGCCACGGTGGTGCGGGTGGGCTTCGACGAGGGCAACGACCTGCGCGCGGTCGACGTCACGGTGGACGAGCACGGCACCCGCGGGGTGATCGAGGTGGACGGTCAGTCACTGCCGTTCGGCACCGGCGCGGCCGGGCGGCACTTCGGTTACGCGGCCATGCTGGCCGTGGCCGTGGGGCGGGTCTACGACATCGCGCCGAGCGAGAGCATCGAGGCACTGCGGGGTGTGCAGCCGCCGGCCGGGCGGGCGTCGCTGCGGCGCATCGACGACGACCTACTGATGATCGACGACAGCTACAACGGCAGCCCGGACGCGATGATCTCGTCGCTCGACCTGCTGGGCAGCCTGCCCGGTGGGGTGAAGGTGGCCGTGCTGGGGCAGATGGGCGAGCTGGGCCAGTTCTCGCACGAGCTGCACTCCCGGGTCGGGCGCAAGGCGGCCACGAGCGTCACGCATCTGGTCACCGTGGGCGAGGCCGCCGCGCCGCTGCGGGAGAGCGCCGCCGACGGCGGGGTGCCCGTGGCCGACATCTACCCGGTCTCGTCTGCACGAGAAGCGTTCGCTCAGGTCAAGGACATTCTTGACGCCTCTTCGGAGCCCGCGGTGGTGCTGGCCAAGGGATCGCGCGCCATGCACATGGAGCGGGTCTACCTGGGCCTGGCCGGGCACACGGTCGCCTGTGCCCTGACCTCGTGCCCGCTCTACATCAACTGCGCCGACTGCCCGAAACTCACCACCGGCTGA
- a CDS encoding MBL fold metallo-hydrolase gives MFTQHHTAHWGRWREVGDRVFVRRNKTLDVNAGLVLGDDRCLVIDTRGSEREGLELYRAVRSITGLPHVVALTHSHFDHCFGTAVFAEAQPDCEIWAHERAHADLAANGLQQRVEIASWLRESGEEVLADELDAVRVTPPNRTMAADTTIDLGGRQVVLHHPGRGHTDNDMVVEVPDADVTFVGDLIEQGAPPSFDHAYPLDWAPTLTRLLERVGSVIVPGHGDVVDSRFLMRQCAQIAEVADLARRLPSQLDDTDLEWHANRLAVGGPAGLIALRRAQEHLAELAQL, from the coding sequence TTGTTCACCCAGCACCACACCGCCCACTGGGGCCGCTGGCGCGAGGTCGGCGACCGTGTCTTCGTGCGGCGCAACAAGACTCTCGACGTGAATGCCGGCCTGGTGCTCGGCGACGACCGCTGCCTGGTGATCGATACCCGCGGCAGCGAGCGCGAGGGCCTCGAGCTGTACCGGGCGGTCCGCTCGATCACCGGGCTGCCCCACGTGGTGGCCCTGACCCATTCGCACTTCGACCACTGTTTCGGCACCGCGGTGTTCGCCGAGGCCCAGCCCGACTGCGAGATCTGGGCCCATGAGCGCGCTCACGCCGATCTGGCCGCGAACGGCCTGCAACAGAGGGTGGAGATCGCAAGCTGGCTACGGGAGTCCGGCGAGGAGGTGCTCGCCGATGAGCTGGACGCGGTGCGGGTGACCCCGCCGAACCGCACGATGGCGGCCGACACGACGATCGACCTCGGGGGCCGTCAGGTGGTGCTGCACCACCCGGGCCGCGGCCACACCGACAACGACATGGTCGTCGAGGTGCCCGACGCCGACGTCACCTTCGTCGGCGACCTGATCGAACAGGGTGCGCCACCCTCGTTCGACCATGCCTATCCCCTCGACTGGGCGCCCACCCTGACCCGGCTGCTGGAACGCGTGGGCAGCGTGATCGTGCCCGGCCACGGTGACGTGGTCGACTCCCGCTTCCTGATGCGGCAGTGCGCGCAGATCGCGGAGGTCGCCGACCTGGCCCGCAGACTTCCCTCGCAGCTCGACGACACCGACCTGGAGTGGCACGCCAACCGGCTGGCCGTCGGCGGGCCGGCCGGTCTGATCGCCCTGCGCCGGGCCCAGGAGCACCTGGCCGAACTCGCCCAGCTCTGA
- a CDS encoding GntR family transcriptional regulator yields MPVDPVLRSLVIDRSSPVPLYFQLARHLEHAIDAGEVPPDTMLSNEIQLAAELGLSRPTVRRAMQYLVDKGLLVRRRGVGTRVVRPGVRRPLELTSLHDDLAAGGRSPTTRVLSNSIEPAPPDVAHRLALPPHASTICLVRLRSADGRPIARLTNWLPADLGGLTTPALEEHGLYSLIRAAGVMLHAAHQTIGARTATAEEARLLGEHRGAALLTMSRQTFDDRGRVVEFGTHVYVASRYSFELSLRRP; encoded by the coding sequence ATGCCGGTCGATCCGGTGCTGCGGTCCCTGGTGATCGACCGGTCCAGCCCGGTGCCCCTGTACTTCCAGCTGGCGCGGCACCTGGAGCACGCCATCGATGCCGGCGAGGTGCCACCGGACACCATGCTGTCCAACGAGATCCAGCTCGCCGCCGAGCTCGGCCTGTCCCGGCCGACGGTGCGCCGGGCCATGCAGTACCTGGTCGACAAGGGTCTGCTGGTACGGCGCCGGGGTGTCGGCACCCGGGTGGTGCGCCCCGGGGTGCGGCGCCCACTGGAACTCACCAGCCTGCACGACGATCTGGCCGCCGGCGGCCGGTCGCCCACCACCCGGGTGCTGTCGAACAGCATCGAACCGGCGCCACCCGACGTCGCCCACCGACTCGCTCTGCCGCCGCACGCGTCCACCATCTGCCTGGTCCGGCTGCGCTCGGCCGACGGGCGCCCGATCGCCCGGCTGACCAACTGGCTACCGGCCGATCTCGGCGGGCTGACCACCCCGGCCCTCGAGGAACACGGGCTCTACTCACTGATCCGGGCCGCCGGGGTGATGCTGCACGCGGCGCACCAGACCATCGGCGCGCGCACGGCCACCGCCGAGGAGGCCCGCCTGCTGGGCGAGCACCGGGGCGCCGCCCTGCTCACCATGAGCCGTCAGACCTTCGACGATCGAGGACGAGTGGTGGAGTTCGGCACCCATGTGTACGTGGCGTCGAGATACAGCTTCGAACTGAGCTTGCGCCGGCCATAG
- a CDS encoding substrate-binding domain-containing protein — MVVAAWVLTACSDGGRVKHPDTSDGTAGDNSGYTIAMITHETPGDSFWDRVRAGAEQAAKNTGVNLKYSNDPDAGKQAVLIQNAVDSRVDGIATTLVTPVALAGSVKTATQEGIPVVGLNAGIDDYQRLGVSMYFGSDETRAGTAAGERIAAEDAQHPLCVIHQAGSVSLEARCEGVRSAVPDTENLQVNGTDDAAVVATLQAKLQQDPSIDYIVSLGAPIALDAVKAKEAGDSQAKIITFDLNEATALGVQDGSIEFSIDQQPYMQGFMAVTSLYLNLKNGNDLGGGEAVLTGPSFVDGDNIDQILPFVQNGTR, encoded by the coding sequence CTGGTTGTCGCGGCCTGGGTGCTGACCGCCTGCAGCGACGGCGGCCGGGTCAAGCATCCGGATACCAGCGACGGTACGGCCGGTGACAACTCCGGCTACACGATCGCGATGATCACGCACGAGACCCCGGGCGACTCGTTCTGGGACCGGGTCCGCGCCGGCGCGGAGCAGGCCGCGAAGAACACCGGCGTGAACCTGAAGTACTCGAACGACCCGGACGCGGGCAAGCAGGCCGTCCTGATCCAGAATGCCGTGGACAGCCGCGTCGACGGCATCGCGACCACCCTGGTCACCCCCGTCGCCCTGGCCGGATCGGTGAAGACCGCTACCCAGGAGGGTATTCCGGTGGTCGGCCTGAACGCGGGCATCGATGACTACCAGCGACTGGGTGTCTCCATGTACTTCGGCTCGGACGAGACCCGGGCCGGCACGGCCGCGGGTGAGCGCATCGCGGCCGAGGACGCCCAGCATCCGCTGTGCGTGATTCATCAGGCCGGGTCGGTGTCGCTGGAAGCCCGCTGCGAAGGAGTTCGCTCGGCCGTGCCGGACACCGAGAATCTGCAGGTCAACGGCACCGACGACGCCGCCGTCGTGGCTACTCTCCAGGCCAAGCTGCAGCAGGACCCGTCCATCGACTACATCGTCAGCCTGGGCGCCCCCATCGCCCTCGACGCGGTGAAGGCCAAGGAGGCCGGCGACAGCCAGGCGAAGATCATCACCTTCGACCTGAACGAGGCGACCGCGCTGGGGGTCCAGGACGGGTCGATCGAGTTCTCCATCGACCAGCAGCCCTACATGCAGGGATTCATGGCGGTCACGTCGCTCTACCTGAACTTGAAGAACGGCAACGATCTGGGCGGCGGTGAGGCGGTTCTGACCGGTCCGTCGTTCGTGGACGGCGACAACATCGATCAGATCCTGCCGTTCGTGCAGAACGGGACCCGCTGA
- a CDS encoding ABC transporter permease, whose amino-acid sequence MTESLVAGSPNPLLRRLFARPEIGATAAAGVILVFFLVVAPAFRSGDSFFTVLYQSSTIGIVAIGVGVLMIGGEFDLSAGVIVTTAGLANSMFCWWFGIDLWVGALLSLVFCLFIGFVNGYLVMRTGIPSFLITLGTFFVLQGANLGVTQVITDSVTSPDISHMDGYSVLERIFASNFDAGGVTVWGTVLWWLGLTALAAWVLQRTRTGNWVLAIGGSADSARAVGVPVVRTKIGLFMTVSFLGWFVGMHSLYRFNTLQAGNGVGNEFLYIIAAVVGGTLLTGGYGNATGVGIGAFIFGTTSLGIVYAGWDPNWFKAFLGVMLLLAVLVNLYVKSLATSTRLLHDSPGKADDA is encoded by the coding sequence ATGACCGAGAGCCTGGTCGCCGGGAGCCCGAACCCGCTCCTGCGCCGTCTCTTCGCCCGCCCGGAGATCGGCGCCACCGCCGCGGCCGGCGTCATCCTGGTCTTCTTCCTGGTGGTCGCCCCGGCCTTCCGCTCGGGTGACTCGTTCTTCACGGTGCTCTACCAGTCGAGCACCATCGGCATCGTCGCGATCGGCGTGGGCGTGCTGATGATCGGCGGTGAGTTCGATCTCTCCGCCGGCGTCATCGTCACCACCGCGGGCCTGGCGAACTCGATGTTCTGCTGGTGGTTCGGCATCGACCTGTGGGTGGGCGCGCTGCTCAGCCTGGTGTTCTGCCTGTTCATCGGCTTTGTCAACGGCTACCTGGTGATGCGTACCGGCATCCCGAGCTTCCTCATCACCCTGGGCACGTTCTTCGTCCTGCAGGGAGCGAACCTCGGCGTCACCCAAGTGATCACCGACTCGGTCACCTCGCCCGACATCTCCCACATGGACGGATATTCGGTGCTGGAGCGGATCTTCGCCTCGAACTTCGACGCCGGTGGCGTGACGGTGTGGGGAACCGTGCTCTGGTGGCTGGGTCTCACCGCGCTCGCCGCCTGGGTGCTGCAGCGCACCCGTACCGGCAACTGGGTGCTCGCCATCGGTGGCAGCGCCGACAGCGCCCGGGCCGTCGGGGTGCCGGTGGTGCGCACGAAGATCGGCCTGTTCATGACCGTCTCGTTCCTCGGCTGGTTCGTCGGCATGCACTCGCTCTACCGGTTCAACACGTTGCAGGCCGGCAACGGCGTGGGCAACGAGTTCCTCTACATCATCGCCGCGGTGGTCGGCGGCACACTGCTCACCGGTGGCTACGGCAACGCCACCGGGGTCGGCATCGGTGCGTTCATCTTCGGCACGACCAGTTTGGGCATCGTCTACGCGGGCTGGGACCCGAACTGGTTCAAGGCCTTTCTCGGCGTGATGCTGCTGCTCGCGGTGCTGGTCAATCTCTACGTGAAGTCGCTGGCCACCTCCACCCGGCTGCTGCACGACTCCCCCGGGAAGGCGGACGATGCATGA
- a CDS encoding ATP-binding cassette domain-containing protein encodes MTLIEMCEVGKTYGPIRALSGISLSVRAGEVTCVLGDNGAGKSTLIKIMSGLLEHSEGQLMVDGEELVFTSPREALGRGIATVYQDLAVVPLMEVWRNFFLGAELRKGRFPLAGLRIREMRRIADEELRKMGIAVQDINQPIGTLSGGQRQCVAIARAVYFGARVLILDEPTAALGVKQSGVVLKYTAAARDAGLGVVFITHNPHHAYLVGDRFLVLKRGRVELDSRRDEISLNDLTQEMAGGDELDALAHELRRPTE; translated from the coding sequence ATGACGCTCATCGAGATGTGTGAGGTCGGTAAGACCTACGGCCCGATCCGGGCCCTGTCCGGCATCAGCCTGAGCGTGCGGGCCGGCGAGGTGACCTGCGTGCTGGGTGACAACGGGGCGGGCAAGTCGACCCTGATCAAGATCATGTCCGGGCTGCTCGAGCACAGCGAGGGACAGTTGATGGTGGACGGGGAAGAGCTGGTGTTCACCTCGCCCCGGGAAGCCCTGGGTCGCGGCATCGCCACCGTCTACCAAGACCTCGCGGTCGTGCCTCTGATGGAGGTCTGGCGCAACTTCTTCCTCGGCGCCGAGCTTCGCAAAGGCCGTTTTCCCCTGGCCGGCCTGCGCATCCGGGAGATGCGCCGGATCGCCGACGAGGAACTGCGCAAGATGGGCATCGCGGTACAGGACATCAATCAGCCGATCGGCACCCTGTCGGGCGGACAGCGGCAATGCGTCGCCATCGCCCGGGCCGTCTACTTCGGGGCCCGGGTGCTGATTCTCGACGAGCCGACGGCCGCCCTCGGGGTGAAGCAGTCGGGGGTGGTGCTCAAGTACACCGCTGCCGCCCGGGACGCCGGTCTGGGCGTCGTCTTCATCACCCACAACCCGCACCACGCCTATCTGGTGGGTGACCGTTTCCTGGTGCTGAAACGTGGCCGGGTGGAACTGGACTCACGACGTGACGAGATCTCGCTGAACGACCTGACCCAGGAGATGGCCGGTGGCGACGAACTCGACGCACTGGCCCACGAGCTGCGCCGGCCGACAGAGTGA
- a CDS encoding Gfo/Idh/MocA family oxidoreductase, producing MSRPLRVALIGCGNIAVNSHLPAFLADPARYQVVAVADPTAERLEIAREAAGLRPEQAFTDPLRAITSPDVDVVDVCTPQHLRRDLLVSA from the coding sequence GTGAGCCGGCCCCTGCGCGTGGCCCTGATCGGTTGCGGCAACATCGCCGTGAACTCGCACCTACCGGCGTTCCTGGCCGATCCCGCGCGCTACCAGGTCGTCGCGGTGGCCGACCCGACCGCCGAACGGCTGGAGATCGCCCGGGAGGCAGCCGGTCTCCGGCCCGAACAAGCGTTCACAGACCCGCTGCGGGCCATCACCTCACCTGACGTGGACGTCGTCGACGTCTGCACCCCGCAGCACCTGCGTCGCGATCTGCTGGTCTCTGCGTGA
- a CDS encoding TetR/AcrR family transcriptional regulator, giving the protein MALRDRKREILDAAAPIFGEEGYERASIDAIATRAGVSKPTVYSHFGGKEQLFRESVADSAQQQNEASLSAISQLDCSGDDWREGLYRLGLALADFSLSPCSVFLDRLITAEIGRDPEIFTMVQTRAVRPMHEALAGRLAMLGNAGRLQVADPVKAARQFVVLVNAELPGLTALGTLRITAETFETSVRDGVDTFLRAYAR; this is encoded by the coding sequence GTGGCACTGAGGGATAGAAAACGCGAGATCCTTGACGCAGCGGCACCGATCTTCGGTGAAGAGGGATACGAGCGCGCGAGTATCGATGCCATCGCCACCCGCGCCGGCGTCTCCAAACCGACGGTATACAGCCATTTCGGCGGTAAGGAGCAGTTGTTCCGGGAGTCGGTGGCCGACTCGGCGCAGCAGCAGAACGAGGCCTCGCTCAGCGCGATCAGCCAGCTGGACTGTTCCGGCGACGACTGGCGCGAGGGCCTCTACCGCCTCGGCCTGGCGTTGGCCGACTTCTCCCTCAGTCCTTGCTCGGTCTTCCTCGATCGCCTGATCACGGCCGAGATCGGGCGCGATCCGGAGATTTTCACCATGGTGCAGACCCGTGCGGTGCGGCCGATGCACGAGGCCCTGGCTGGGCGCCTGGCCATGCTGGGCAACGCCGGGCGCCTTCAGGTCGCCGACCCGGTGAAGGCGGCCCGCCAGTTCGTGGTGCTCGTGAACGCCGAACTACCGGGTCTGACCGCCCTCGGCACTCTGCGCATCACCGCCGAGACCTTCGAGACCTCGGTTCGCGACGGCGTCGACACCTTCCTGCGGGCCTACGCGCGCTGA